AAATCTACATTTGCTGAAAAAGCAGTTTCTAAAATATGAAAATCATCCCTATCTCTTAAATTTAAATAATCCTTTAGAGGTTTATTTTTAATGATAGTGGTGGCATTTCTAATTTCCTCAATAGTAAACTGAATAAAATCATTTGGAAGTTTAAACTTAGGTTTAGCTAAAGTTTCTTCAATTTCATCAAGGATTTCATTTGAAATATACCCAACAAAAGCCTCATCGATTAAATCTTGTAGAACTAATTTAGGTTTTCCATTAAATAGAATTGCAGAAATGTAAATGTTTGTATCTAAGAGAACTTTAAACATTAAGAAGCTTGTCT
This genomic stretch from Leptospira congkakensis harbors:
- a CDS encoding putative toxin-antitoxin system toxin component, PIN family is translated as MFKVLLDTNIYISAILFNGKPKLVLQDLIDEAFVGYISNEILDEIEETLAKPKFKLPNDFIQFTIEEIRNATTIIKNKPLKDYLNLRDRDDFHILETAFSANVDFLITGDKDLLTLEKIKGFKIITADEYLRIKDKLS